One genomic segment of Kiritimatiellales bacterium includes these proteins:
- a CDS encoding glycoside hydrolase family 36 protein → MSKEQITEHKLGDMVARFIRTENMNGMRFELIPAGTSGAVKQHREFLSGVAVEGFNKMRNIKIPAQFPRDNLLQIKLLDEKFRDGFAGGVSMFDSFSTEALEFETQNIVENSGVKDIQTVFLHPRGLRCVSHLLYREGNPAIEIFSEVINESSEPLTLELLSSFALSGLTPYREDDAPERLKLHRFRSWWSAEGRHEACLLEDIHLERSWSSHGMRVEKFGQVGTLPVRKFFPLAGIEDTENGVVWGVKLAWAGSWQIEVIRRGDTITLTGGLADRDFGHWKKTLSAGETITTPVAMLSCLQGTFFDLCQRFINVEETRVPEIESEAALPVIFNDWCTSWGNPTHDSMIAIADRLTGLPVKYCVIDDGWAVRPEGMRSQANGDWIVNENAFPGGLKPVVDALKKRGFLTGAWFEFEVCNEGAKAWNETEHQVQRDGIVFQSGTRRYWDFRDPWVHNYLFERVTRQIRDSGLRYLKVDYNDTLSLGCDDPDSLGEGLRQHVLGVQKFFRSLRAEIPDLVIENCSAGGHRLEPSMMQLASMGSFSDAHEGQDIPIIAAKLQLLIPPRQSQIWAVLRKSDSDQRLVYSLAAGFLGRLCLSGDIHELSDVQMKRLKEALDFYVAAVPVIKTGRTEFFGKRPHSYNYPQGWQANVRTGADGKSALIVIHSFAQSPEKIEFEISGNWSIEKQFSHIPATAEIAAGKFLAQCAGDFSAQAYLLRQEKIG, encoded by the coding sequence ATGAGTAAGGAACAGATCACGGAACATAAACTCGGTGATATGGTTGCGCGTTTCATCCGCACAGAAAACATGAACGGAATGCGGTTTGAATTGATTCCGGCGGGAACGTCCGGCGCGGTAAAACAGCATCGCGAGTTTTTAAGCGGTGTGGCAGTGGAGGGTTTTAATAAAATGCGGAACATTAAAATCCCGGCGCAGTTTCCGCGTGATAATCTGCTGCAGATTAAACTGCTCGATGAAAAATTCCGCGACGGTTTTGCCGGCGGAGTATCCATGTTCGACAGCTTCAGTACCGAAGCACTGGAATTTGAAACGCAGAACATTGTTGAAAACTCCGGTGTAAAAGATATTCAAACCGTGTTTCTGCATCCGCGCGGTTTACGGTGCGTCAGCCATCTGCTGTACCGGGAAGGAAATCCGGCGATTGAAATTTTCAGCGAAGTGATCAATGAGTCGAGTGAGCCGTTAACACTTGAGCTGCTTTCATCGTTCGCGCTGAGCGGACTTACGCCGTACAGGGAAGACGACGCACCGGAACGGTTAAAACTGCATCGGTTCCGTTCGTGGTGGAGTGCAGAAGGCCGCCATGAAGCGTGTCTGCTGGAAGATATTCATTTGGAACGCTCATGGTCTTCGCACGGAATGCGTGTTGAAAAATTTGGACAGGTTGGAACTCTGCCGGTACGTAAATTTTTCCCGCTCGCCGGAATTGAAGATACAGAAAACGGCGTGGTATGGGGTGTAAAACTCGCGTGGGCGGGATCGTGGCAGATAGAGGTTATCCGGCGCGGCGATACGATTACATTAACCGGCGGACTTGCCGACCGCGATTTCGGGCACTGGAAAAAAACACTTTCCGCCGGCGAAACAATTACAACGCCGGTCGCTATGCTTTCCTGTCTGCAAGGAACCTTTTTTGATTTGTGTCAGCGGTTTATTAACGTTGAAGAAACGCGTGTGCCGGAAATTGAGAGCGAAGCAGCGCTGCCGGTTATTTTTAACGACTGGTGTACGTCGTGGGGCAATCCAACGCACGACAGCATGATTGCGATTGCCGACCGGTTAACAGGTCTGCCGGTAAAATACTGCGTGATTGATGATGGCTGGGCGGTGCGTCCGGAAGGCATGCGCAGTCAGGCAAACGGCGACTGGATTGTAAATGAAAACGCATTCCCCGGCGGATTGAAGCCGGTGGTCGATGCATTGAAAAAACGTGGTTTTCTTACCGGTGCATGGTTCGAATTTGAAGTTTGCAACGAAGGAGCAAAGGCGTGGAACGAAACTGAACACCAGGTTCAGCGTGATGGGATTGTTTTTCAATCCGGCACGCGCCGGTATTGGGATTTTCGCGATCCGTGGGTTCATAATTATCTGTTCGAACGCGTAACGCGTCAGATTCGCGACAGCGGTCTGCGTTATTTGAAAGTGGATTATAACGATACACTCAGCCTCGGCTGCGACGATCCCGATTCGCTCGGCGAAGGATTGCGTCAGCATGTCCTTGGCGTACAGAAATTTTTCCGCAGTCTGCGCGCAGAAATTCCTGATTTAGTGATTGAAAACTGTTCAGCCGGCGGACACCGTCTTGAGCCGTCGATGATGCAGCTGGCATCGATGGGGTCCTTTTCAGATGCCCATGAAGGGCAGGATATTCCAATCATCGCCGCAAAGCTGCAGCTGCTGATTCCTCCGCGGCAAAGTCAAATATGGGCTGTGCTGAGAAAATCCGATTCTGATCAACGGCTTGTCTATTCGCTGGCCGCCGGATTTCTCGGACGGCTTTGTCTGTCCGGCGACATTCACGAGCTGTCAGATGTTCAAATGAAGCGGTTGAAAGAAGCACTCGATTTTTATGTTGCTGCCGTACCGGTGATTAAAACCGGACGCACTGAATTTTTCGGCAAGCGTCCGCACAGCTATAATTATCCGCAAGGCTGGCAGGCGAATGTACGCACCGGCGCTGACGGGAAATCGGCCTTGATCGTGATTCATTCCTTTGCACAATCTCCAGAAAAAATTGAATTTGAGATTTCCGGTAACTGGAGCATTGAAAAGCAGTTTTCTCATATTCCGGCGACGGCAGAAATTGCTGCCGGAAAATTTTTGGCGCAATGTGCCGGTGATTTTTCGGCGCAGGCATATTTACTGCGACAGGAGAAAATCGGTTAA
- a CDS encoding LacI family DNA-binding transcriptional regulator has translation MQPVKTIRLIEIAAAAGVTSATVSLALNNSPKISEKTKERVRRLACELGYKPDLAARSLAQKKASGRTYLETLALLDFGHFPETLVLEQLKEYCAGTGYRLEQFNLTDNEAEQRALSRMLTMRGIRGLLICAHSAPVGSWKLEWKNFAGVAFSSSLHEKFIHNIMCCSYQDVYGSMIRIHDLGYDHPGYFYFRKVFDHWEAGLDIARRTWGRNTATPKFSCKSETEFEYKTFRKTFRQWIEKEKLDIVISHSRRLLPLFAACGLRVPEDIGYFCVDIDHADTGISGLLQQRETVSRVMLDLLHGILTRNELGPPALPFCINIPAEWNAGKTIIQKSPG, from the coding sequence ATGCAACCAGTAAAAACAATCCGCCTTATCGAGATCGCCGCCGCTGCCGGTGTCACGTCCGCCACCGTGTCGCTGGCGCTGAATAATTCACCGAAAATTTCTGAAAAAACAAAAGAGCGTGTCCGGCGGCTGGCATGCGAGCTGGGTTACAAGCCCGACCTCGCCGCCCGCAGCCTCGCGCAGAAAAAAGCCAGCGGCAGAACATATCTTGAAACGCTGGCACTGCTTGATTTCGGACATTTTCCGGAAACACTCGTGCTCGAACAGTTAAAAGAGTATTGTGCAGGAACCGGTTACCGGCTCGAACAATTTAATCTCACAGATAATGAAGCTGAACAGAGAGCGCTCAGCCGGATGTTGACCATGCGCGGCATTCGCGGACTGCTCATTTGCGCGCACAGCGCGCCGGTCGGCAGCTGGAAGCTGGAATGGAAAAATTTTGCCGGCGTTGCCTTCAGCAGTTCGCTGCACGAAAAATTCATTCACAATATCATGTGCTGCTCCTATCAGGACGTCTACGGCTCCATGATCCGGATTCACGATCTCGGCTATGACCATCCCGGCTATTTTTATTTCCGAAAAGTATTCGACCACTGGGAAGCCGGACTCGATATTGCCCGCCGCACATGGGGACGCAACACCGCAACGCCGAAATTCTCCTGTAAATCTGAAACTGAATTTGAATATAAAACATTCCGGAAAACATTCCGACAGTGGATTGAGAAAGAAAAGCTGGACATCGTCATCTCACACAGCCGGCGGCTGCTTCCGCTGTTCGCAGCGTGCGGGCTCCGTGTGCCGGAGGATATCGGCTATTTCTGTGTCGATATCGATCACGCTGATACCGGCATTTCCGGACTGCTTCAGCAGCGCGAGACTGTAAGTCGAGTAATGCTCGACCTGCTCCACGGCATACTCACCCGCAACGAACTCGGCCCGCCGGCGCTCCCCTTCTGCATCAACATTCCGGCGGAATGGAATGCCGGAAAAACAATCATTCAGAAATCACCGGGATGA
- a CDS encoding sulfatase-like hydrolase/transferase has protein sequence MSKKKVNILWLMSDQHNANCMGVAGHPDVRTPNLDRIAKNGVLFNRAYTNNPVCAPARCTLMSGQYVKTHGISGNVVRDVHSISPNVARLFRENGYETGLVGKAHLPAHWIRDGFEFFRFSDLTDADSYKPQTCHYFNDLIEAGIADLYDHGGIVPGHPDRGDKAFVSELPEEFSLEAWTGRKGVEFLEQRNREKPFFLKVSFQRPHNPFSPPESRAHDYNPEMLTLPENAVDYLERGFAGKPQFMRDYTAVRDGSGYPYRSTDSTDLRVQMAAHFTLITMLDEAIGAVLKKIEEQRELENTVIVYTADHGDFAGEHGMTLKNFGIYESIHRIPFILAGPGIPKGKTIDAIIENTDFYPTLTALAGIENEKGIDGRSVLPEAEGRRNGHEFTVCEWDFIAPQDAVYAVRDDQFRFVHYDTMPEDGELYDCKNDPGELNNLFSDPDYQNVREKMEARLKEYRANTNRVYAWATDALRQKNKKDDPVIRLHKYGARWSEVQDTVRTI, from the coding sequence ATGAGTAAGAAAAAAGTGAATATTCTGTGGCTGATGAGCGATCAGCATAATGCGAATTGCATGGGCGTTGCAGGACATCCGGATGTGAGAACGCCGAATCTCGATAGGATTGCAAAAAACGGTGTGCTGTTCAATCGCGCGTACACCAATAATCCGGTTTGTGCGCCGGCACGCTGTACATTGATGAGCGGACAGTATGTGAAGACGCACGGTATTTCTGGCAATGTGGTACGCGATGTTCACAGTATTTCTCCGAACGTTGCCCGCCTGTTCCGGGAAAACGGTTATGAAACGGGACTGGTCGGGAAAGCGCATCTGCCGGCGCACTGGATTCGCGACGGGTTTGAATTTTTCCGTTTTTCCGATCTGACTGATGCTGATTCATATAAACCGCAGACATGCCATTATTTTAACGACCTGATTGAAGCGGGTATCGCCGATCTTTACGATCACGGCGGAATAGTCCCGGGACACCCGGACCGGGGCGATAAGGCATTCGTCAGCGAACTGCCGGAAGAATTTTCGCTTGAAGCATGGACGGGACGCAAAGGCGTTGAATTTCTTGAACAACGAAATCGTGAAAAGCCGTTTTTCCTGAAAGTCAGTTTCCAGCGTCCGCACAATCCGTTCTCACCGCCGGAAAGCCGCGCACATGATTATAATCCGGAAATGCTGACGCTGCCGGAGAATGCAGTGGATTATCTGGAGCGCGGCTTTGCCGGAAAACCGCAATTCATGCGTGATTATACTGCCGTGAGAGACGGTTCCGGTTATCCGTACCGCTCAACAGACAGTACTGATCTTCGTGTTCAAATGGCGGCGCATTTTACTTTGATCACAATGCTGGATGAAGCGATCGGTGCAGTGCTCAAGAAAATTGAAGAACAGCGCGAACTTGAAAATACAGTGATTGTCTATACTGCCGACCACGGCGATTTTGCCGGTGAACACGGCATGACACTGAAAAATTTCGGCATCTATGAATCCATTCATCGCATTCCATTTATTCTTGCCGGCCCCGGCATTCCTAAAGGGAAAACGATTGATGCGATTATTGAAAATACCGATTTTTATCCGACGCTCACCGCGCTCGCCGGAATTGAAAACGAAAAAGGAATCGACGGACGTTCTGTTCTGCCGGAAGCCGAAGGCAGAAGAAACGGACACGAGTTTACCGTGTGTGAATGGGATTTTATTGCGCCGCAGGATGCCGTTTACGCCGTTCGCGACGATCAGTTCCGCTTTGTGCATTACGATACAATGCCGGAGGACGGCGAATTGTATGATTGCAAAAACGATCCCGGCGAACTGAACAATCTGTTCAGTGATCCGGATTATCAGAACGTGCGTGAGAAAATGGAAGCGCGTCTGAAAGAATATCGTGCGAACACAAACCGCGTTTACGCCTGGGCAACAGATGCGCTGCGTCAGAAAAATAAAAAAGACGATCCGGTGATCCGCCTGCACAAATACGGCGCGCGCTGGTCAGAAGTGCAAGATACTGTTCGCACCATATAA